In the Streptomyces formicae genome, one interval contains:
- the mmuM gene encoding homocysteine S-methyltransferase: MKADKVTLTDALARRPVVLDGGLSHQLEAAGHDLGDALWSARLLADAPETIETAHRTYYAAGADVAITASYQATYEGFARRGIDAARTTELLRLSVELARRAGADAGRDVWVAASAGPYGAMLADGSEYRGRYGLGVDELERFHRPRLETLAGAAPDVLALETVPDTDEARALLRAVRGLGVPAWLSYSVAGGFTRAGQPLTEAFALAADADEVIAVGVNCCDPRDADTAVALAARITGKPVVVYPNSGEHWDAAARAWRGPVSFTAGRVAGWRASGARLVGGCCRVGPATVSQVADELSRE; this comes from the coding sequence GTGAAAGCCGACAAGGTGACCCTCACGGACGCCCTCGCGCGCCGCCCCGTCGTGCTCGACGGCGGCCTCTCCCACCAGCTGGAGGCCGCCGGGCACGACCTGGGCGACGCGCTGTGGTCCGCGCGGCTGCTCGCCGACGCCCCCGAGACCATCGAGACGGCGCACCGCACGTACTACGCGGCAGGCGCCGACGTCGCGATCACCGCGAGCTACCAGGCGACGTACGAGGGGTTCGCGCGGCGCGGCATCGACGCGGCCCGCACCACGGAACTCCTGCGCCTGAGCGTGGAGCTGGCGCGCCGCGCCGGTGCCGACGCCGGACGGGACGTCTGGGTGGCCGCGTCGGCGGGCCCGTACGGCGCGATGCTCGCGGACGGCTCCGAGTACCGGGGGCGGTACGGCCTCGGCGTGGACGAGCTCGAACGTTTCCACCGGCCGCGCCTGGAGACCCTCGCCGGGGCGGCGCCCGACGTCCTCGCCCTGGAGACGGTCCCCGACACCGACGAGGCGCGGGCTCTGCTGCGGGCGGTGCGCGGGCTCGGGGTGCCCGCCTGGCTGTCGTACAGCGTCGCGGGCGGGTTCACGCGCGCGGGGCAACCGCTCACGGAGGCCTTCGCGCTCGCCGCCGACGCCGACGAGGTCATCGCCGTCGGTGTGAACTGCTGCGATCCGCGTGACGCGGACACGGCGGTGGCGCTCGCCGCGCGGATCACCGGCAAGCCCGTGGTCGTCTACCCCAACAGCGGGGAGCACTGGGACGCGGCGGCCCGCGCGTGGCGGGGCCCCGTGAGCTTCACGGCGGGCCGGGTCGCGGGGTGGCGGGCGTCGGGGGCGCGGCTGGTCGGCGGCTGCTGCCGGGTGGGGCCCGCGACGGTCTCGCAGGTGGCTGACGAGCTGTCGCGGGAGTAG
- a CDS encoding WD40/YVTN/BNR-like repeat-containing protein produces MSDVILTVGTRKGLFIGRRRGGAWEFDDSPYFNAQAVYSVAIDTRGSTPRLLVGGDSAHWGPSVFHSDDLGATWTEPSKPAVKFPKDTGASLERVWQLHPAAAEPDVVYAGTEPAALYRSEDRGESFSLVRPLWEHPTRSKWVPGGGGEGLHTVLTDARDARAVTVAVSTAGLFRTVDGGESWAPSNHGVSAVFLPETDPEFGQCVHKVARDAADPDRLYLQNHWGVYRSDDAGANWTDIGEGLPSDFGFAAVAHPHRGGTAYVFPITADSDRVPADHRCRVYRTADAGKTWEPLSAGLPQEDHYGTVLRDAMCSDDSDPAGIYFGNRNGEVYASADDGDSWRQLASHLPDVLCVRAAAIG; encoded by the coding sequence ATGTCCGACGTCATCCTGACCGTAGGTACTCGCAAGGGCCTCTTCATCGGCCGCAGGCGCGGTGGCGCCTGGGAGTTCGACGACAGCCCCTACTTCAACGCGCAAGCCGTCTATTCCGTGGCGATCGACACCCGCGGCTCGACCCCGCGCCTGCTCGTCGGCGGTGACAGCGCGCACTGGGGCCCGTCGGTCTTCCACTCCGACGACCTCGGCGCCACCTGGACCGAGCCGTCCAAGCCCGCGGTCAAGTTCCCCAAGGACACCGGGGCCTCGCTGGAGCGCGTCTGGCAGCTGCACCCCGCGGCCGCCGAACCGGACGTGGTGTACGCGGGCACGGAACCGGCCGCGCTGTACCGCTCGGAGGACCGGGGCGAGAGTTTCAGCCTCGTACGACCACTCTGGGAGCATCCCACCCGCTCCAAATGGGTGCCAGGAGGCGGCGGCGAGGGGCTGCACACGGTGCTCACGGACGCCCGCGACGCCCGCGCGGTGACGGTCGCGGTGTCCACCGCCGGATTGTTCCGCACCGTGGACGGCGGCGAGAGCTGGGCCCCGTCGAACCACGGCGTCTCCGCGGTGTTCCTGCCCGAGACCGACCCCGAGTTCGGCCAGTGCGTGCACAAGGTCGCGCGGGACGCGGCCGACCCCGACCGGCTGTACCTGCAGAACCACTGGGGCGTCTACCGAAGCGACGACGCGGGCGCCAACTGGACGGACATCGGGGAGGGACTGCCCTCCGACTTCGGCTTCGCCGCGGTCGCCCACCCGCACCGCGGTGGCACGGCGTACGTCTTCCCGATCACCGCGGACAGCGACCGGGTCCCCGCCGACCACCGGTGCCGGGTCTACCGCACGGCCGACGCGGGCAAGACCTGGGAGCCGCTGAGCGCGGGCCTGCCCCAGGAGGACCACTACGGCACCGTGCTGCGCGACGCCATGTGCAGCGACGACAGCGACCCGGCGGGCATCTACTTCGGCAATCGCAACGGCGAGGTGTACGCGTCGGCGGACGACGGCGACAGCTGGCGGCAACTGGCCTCGCACCTGCCGGACGTGCTCTGCGTGCGGGCCGCGGCCATCGGTTGA
- a CDS encoding uracil-DNA glycosylase, with protein MAPRPLHEIVEPGWAKALEPVADRIAAMGDFLRAEIAAGRTYLPAGPNVLRAFQQPFDDVRVLIVGQDPYPTPGHAVGLSFSVAPEVRPLPGSLINIYREMNTDLGLPQPSNGDLTPWTRQGVLLLNRALTTAPRKPAAHRGKGWEEVTEQAIRALAARGKPLVSILWGRDARNLRPLLGQLPSVESSHPSPMSADRGFFGSRPFSRANDLLVQQGAQPVDWRVP; from the coding sequence GTGGCACCACGACCCTTGCATGAAATCGTCGAACCCGGCTGGGCCAAGGCCCTGGAACCGGTGGCCGATCGGATCGCCGCGATGGGCGACTTCCTGCGCGCGGAGATCGCCGCCGGACGCACCTATCTCCCGGCGGGACCGAACGTCCTGCGCGCCTTCCAGCAGCCCTTCGACGACGTCCGCGTCCTGATCGTCGGCCAGGACCCCTATCCCACGCCCGGTCACGCGGTGGGGCTGTCGTTCTCGGTCGCGCCCGAAGTGCGGCCGCTGCCCGGCAGCCTCATCAACATCTACCGCGAGATGAACACCGACCTGGGCCTGCCCCAGCCGTCGAACGGCGACCTCACGCCCTGGACGCGGCAGGGCGTGCTGCTGCTCAACAGGGCGCTGACCACGGCGCCGCGCAAGCCCGCCGCGCACCGCGGCAAGGGCTGGGAGGAGGTCACCGAGCAGGCGATCCGGGCACTCGCCGCGCGCGGCAAGCCACTGGTGTCGATCCTGTGGGGCCGCGACGCCCGCAATCTGCGGCCGCTGCTCGGGCAGTTGCCGTCCGTCGAGTCCTCGCACCCCTCGCCGATGTCGGCTGACCGGGGCTTCTTCGGCTCGCGCCCCTTCAGCCGGGCCAACGATCTGCTGGTCCAGCAGGGCGCGCAGCCGGTGGACTGGCGCGTGCCGTGA
- a CDS encoding N-acetylglucosamine kinase: protein MRPAAEVPADALVLGVDSGGSGLRAALGPPEGMRAPAPVRSAEPVRTGERGIDAEHFIAQLLPMARELLARVGGGRITAVAIGAAGLATLGDDLRAQLPSALEEALGVRRVALAADAVTAYAGAVGDRPGAVVAAGTGLIAIGTDLTAWRRADGWGHLLGDCGGGAWIGRAGLEAVMRAHDGRDGGSKALLVRAEDLFGPVTGLPGQLYPRTDRPAVLASFAPHVAACAADDPVAEGILRDAARHIAQAAAAVCPAGDTCEVALTGGLFKLGEPLTGPLREELTERLPRAVQVTAAGDPLDGALRIAADIGADRLRLPRDPRMLTVHGEADS, encoded by the coding sequence GTGAGGCCCGCGGCGGAGGTACCGGCCGACGCCCTGGTCCTGGGCGTCGACTCGGGCGGCTCCGGGCTGCGGGCCGCGCTCGGCCCCCCGGAAGGGATGCGCGCTCCCGCGCCCGTGCGCTCGGCGGAGCCGGTGCGCACGGGCGAGCGGGGCATCGACGCCGAGCACTTCATTGCGCAACTCCTGCCGATGGCACGGGAGTTGCTCGCGAGGGTGGGCGGCGGGCGGATCACGGCCGTCGCGATCGGCGCGGCAGGGCTCGCGACCCTGGGCGACGACCTGCGGGCCCAGCTGCCGTCCGCACTCGAAGAGGCCCTGGGCGTACGCCGGGTGGCACTCGCCGCGGACGCCGTGACCGCGTACGCGGGAGCAGTCGGCGACCGTCCGGGCGCGGTCGTCGCCGCGGGCACGGGCCTGATCGCGATCGGCACGGACCTCACGGCCTGGCGCCGGGCCGACGGCTGGGGACATCTGCTCGGGGACTGCGGCGGCGGCGCCTGGATCGGCCGCGCGGGCCTGGAGGCGGTGATGCGCGCGCACGACGGCAGGGACGGCGGCTCGAAGGCACTGCTCGTCCGCGCCGAGGACCTGTTCGGCCCGGTGACCGGGCTGCCGGGACAGCTCTATCCGCGCACCGACCGGCCCGCCGTGCTCGCCTCGTTCGCGCCGCACGTGGCCGCCTGCGCGGCCGACGACCCGGTGGCCGAGGGCATCCTGCGGGACGCCGCGCGGCACATCGCGCAGGCCGCGGCCGCCGTCTGCCCGGCGGGCGACACCTGCGAAGTGGCCCTGACGGGCGGCCTGTTCAAGCTGGGTGAGCCGCTCACCGGGCCGCTGCGCGAGGAACTGACGGAGCGACTGCCGCGCGCCGTCCAGGTGACGGCGGCGGGCGACCCGCTGGACGGCGCGCTGCGCATTGCCGCTGATATCGGCGCGGACCGGCTGCGACTTCCGCGCGATCCGCGCATGCTCACCGTCCACGGTGAAGCCGACAGTTGA
- a CDS encoding sirohydrochlorin chelatase — protein sequence MSSPTGPASGLPVRMPRPRQPGRHRRPEPVAAPEGAPALVLAVPGAPSTTTRGLAEEVVSIARSELPGLDARIGYVDGEEDATVTSFPEFPSLTSVLAHAATERTARVERARAAGAEVAEPEGPVAVVVPLLAGPDSALMRRIRQAVMESRVAAELTDVLGPHPLLAEALHVRLSEAGLARADRARLFTVATAADGIVLATVGGDEAVQAAGITGMLLAARLAVPVMAAALDEEGAIAATAEQLRGSGSAQLALAPYLIGPELDSALLDAAAKEAGCSVAEPLGSYPAIGKLALAKYTTTLGITPQQPSGAPVH from the coding sequence ATGAGCTCCCCCACTGGGCCCGCATCAGGCCTGCCCGTACGAATGCCGCGCCCCCGCCAGCCGGGCCGGCACCGCCGTCCGGAGCCCGTCGCGGCTCCTGAGGGCGCGCCCGCACTGGTCCTGGCCGTGCCGGGCGCCCCCAGCACCACCACGCGCGGCCTCGCCGAGGAAGTCGTGAGCATCGCCCGCTCCGAGCTGCCCGGCCTCGACGCCCGCATCGGTTACGTCGACGGTGAGGAGGACGCCACCGTCACCTCCTTCCCCGAGTTCCCCTCGCTCACGTCCGTGCTCGCGCACGCGGCCACCGAGCGCACCGCCCGCGTCGAGCGGGCGCGCGCCGCCGGCGCCGAGGTGGCCGAGCCCGAAGGCCCCGTCGCCGTCGTCGTGCCGCTGCTCGCGGGCCCCGACAGCGCGCTGATGCGGCGCATCCGGCAGGCCGTCATGGAGAGCCGCGTCGCCGCCGAGCTGACCGACGTCCTCGGCCCGCACCCGCTGCTCGCCGAGGCGCTGCACGTGCGCCTCTCGGAGGCCGGTCTGGCCCGCGCCGACCGTGCCCGGCTGTTCACGGTGGCGACCGCCGCGGACGGCATCGTGCTCGCCACCGTGGGCGGCGACGAGGCCGTGCAGGCCGCCGGGATCACCGGCATGCTGCTCGCCGCGCGCCTCGCGGTGCCGGTGATGGCCGCCGCGCTCGACGAGGAGGGCGCCATCGCGGCGACCGCCGAGCAGCTGCGCGGCTCAGGCTCGGCGCAGCTGGCGCTCGCCCCGTACCTGATCGGCCCCGAGCTGGACTCCGCTCTGCTCGACGCCGCCGCGAAGGAGGCGGGCTGCTCCGTCGCCGAGCCGCTCGGCTCCTACCCGGCGATCGGCAAGCTGGCGCTCGCCAAGTACACGACGACGCTCGGCATCACCCCGCAGCAGCCCTCGGGCGCGCCGGTGCACTGA
- a CDS encoding lactonase family protein, whose protein sequence is MVVGKHAARAYIGSFTAAGGRGVSTAALDADTGALTVLSSTDEVADPSYLVLSPTGDTLYAVSETADGAVAAYRLDGADPRLTGAPVPVGSAPTHLTLHAGHLLAANYGSGSVAAVPLRADGTLGAAPSSVLAHTGSGPHPQRQQAPHAHQVRVDPSGRWALSVDLGTDSVRVCALDAEKGELTLHREVALRPGSGPRHLAFHPDGDRAYVLNELTPTVTVCAWDAVGGTIEPLGEAAVLTEVPDGDAFPSAIVVAPDGRFLWTATRGTDVISVFALDGPGGAPRLTTTVPCGGHWPRDLAVDPTGRFLYAANERSGDVTWFAVDGTTGVPVRTGSVAAPAASCVVFG, encoded by the coding sequence GTGGTCGTCGGCAAGCACGCCGCGCGCGCGTACATCGGATCCTTCACCGCGGCGGGAGGGCGCGGCGTCAGCACCGCGGCCCTCGACGCGGACACCGGCGCGCTGACCGTCCTGAGCAGCACGGACGAGGTCGCCGACCCGTCGTACCTCGTGCTCTCGCCCACCGGGGACACCTTGTACGCGGTCAGTGAGACGGCCGACGGCGCGGTCGCCGCCTACCGGCTCGACGGCGCGGACCCGCGGCTCACCGGAGCGCCCGTCCCCGTCGGCTCCGCGCCCACCCATCTCACGCTGCACGCGGGCCACCTGCTCGCCGCCAACTACGGCTCGGGCAGCGTCGCCGCCGTCCCCCTGCGCGCGGACGGAACCCTCGGCGCCGCCCCGTCGAGCGTCCTCGCGCACACCGGCTCGGGGCCGCACCCCCAGCGCCAGCAGGCGCCGCACGCCCACCAGGTGCGCGTGGACCCCAGCGGCCGCTGGGCGCTCAGCGTCGACCTCGGCACCGACTCGGTGCGGGTCTGCGCGCTCGACGCGGAGAAGGGGGAGCTCACCCTGCACCGGGAGGTCGCGCTGCGTCCGGGGTCGGGCCCCCGGCACCTCGCCTTCCACCCGGACGGCGACCGTGCGTACGTCCTGAACGAGCTCACGCCGACCGTCACCGTCTGCGCCTGGGACGCCGTCGGCGGCACGATCGAGCCGCTCGGCGAGGCCGCCGTCCTGACGGAGGTCCCGGACGGCGACGCCTTCCCCTCGGCGATCGTCGTCGCCCCCGACGGGCGCTTCCTGTGGACCGCCACGCGCGGTACGGACGTCATCTCCGTGTTCGCGCTCGACGGCCCCGGCGGTGCGCCGCGGCTCACGACGACCGTGCCGTGCGGCGGCCACTGGCCGCGTGACCTGGCCGTCGACCCCACGGGCCGGTTCCTCTACGCCGCCAACGAGCGCTCCGGCGACGTCACCTGGTTCGCGGTCGACGGGACGACCGGCGTGCCGGTCAGGACCGGGTCCGTCGCCGCGCCCGCCGCCTCCTGCGTGGTCTTCGGCTGA
- a CDS encoding FUSC family protein — protein sequence MLKRVFVAPDPGRLRLRSATRAVIGISSAVAVCGLVGHSLSAAVVGGLAALLALFTVLDPTVRGQAVTTALLPVVGLPVLAVAAALHDYPLTRDLTFLAVVGAGVYARRWGPRGHSLGVFAFMTFFAAQFLHTVPGQLPELAMAVLLSLCVSSTVRFGLWCYERGRPVAAAPALPQGRGLGRVTTRQAVQAAAGAAFALGVGQLLSDQRWYWAVGATWWVFVNTVSRGETLVRGFRRVLGTVLGIVVGFAVALPVQGAAVPTALVVAVSVFGIFYTAAVSYSWMMFFVTAMASMLYGLLGVLDASLLGLRVAETAVGALGAALAVLIVLPVTTHAVTDEWIRRALRCVHACTAEAAARLAGTPGADPEPHVAELETLLARVRLAVSPLVHPLHRGRERKARAHGVLALLDDCAREVRSLAEIAADPDASHDARLAAACWRVEAAVEALTTPRGARQEREPQASVPHAVGHPALAHLNGLERALEAMAGHTKPEEAAYLGGAR from the coding sequence TCAGCGCGGCCGTCGTCGGCGGACTCGCGGCGCTGCTCGCGCTCTTCACCGTGCTCGACCCGACCGTGCGCGGCCAGGCGGTGACGACCGCGCTGCTTCCGGTCGTCGGGCTGCCCGTCCTCGCCGTGGCCGCGGCGCTGCACGACTACCCCCTGACCAGGGACCTGACGTTCCTCGCCGTGGTCGGGGCCGGTGTCTACGCACGGCGCTGGGGGCCCCGCGGGCACTCCCTCGGGGTGTTCGCCTTCATGACCTTCTTCGCCGCCCAGTTCCTGCACACCGTGCCGGGCCAGCTGCCCGAGCTGGCCATGGCCGTGCTGCTCTCACTCTGCGTCTCGTCGACCGTGCGGTTCGGCCTGTGGTGCTACGAGCGCGGCCGCCCCGTGGCCGCCGCGCCCGCGTTGCCGCAGGGACGAGGTCTCGGCCGGGTCACCACGCGGCAGGCCGTGCAGGCCGCGGCGGGGGCGGCGTTCGCGCTCGGGGTGGGGCAGCTGCTGTCCGACCAGCGGTGGTACTGGGCGGTGGGCGCGACGTGGTGGGTGTTCGTGAACACCGTGTCGCGCGGCGAGACGCTGGTGCGGGGCTTCCGCCGGGTGCTCGGCACCGTCCTCGGCATCGTGGTGGGCTTCGCCGTCGCGCTCCCCGTGCAGGGCGCGGCGGTGCCGACCGCCCTGGTCGTGGCGGTGAGCGTCTTCGGGATCTTCTACACCGCGGCCGTCTCGTACAGCTGGATGATGTTCTTCGTGACCGCGATGGCCTCCATGCTCTACGGGCTGCTCGGAGTCCTGGACGCCTCGCTCCTGGGCCTGCGCGTCGCGGAGACCGCGGTCGGCGCGCTCGGAGCGGCGCTCGCGGTGCTGATCGTCCTGCCGGTCACCACGCACGCGGTCACCGACGAGTGGATCCGCCGCGCCCTGCGGTGCGTGCACGCCTGCACGGCCGAGGCCGCCGCACGTCTCGCCGGTACCCCGGGCGCGGATCCCGAGCCCCACGTCGCCGAACTGGAGACGCTGCTGGCCCGCGTGCGCCTGGCCGTCTCACCGCTGGTGCACCCGCTGCACCGGGGCCGCGAGCGCAAGGCGCGGGCGCACGGGGTGCTCGCGCTGCTCGACGACTGCGCGAGGGAAGTGCGTTCCCTCGCCGAGATCGCGGCGGATCCGGACGCCTCGCACGACGCCCGGCTCGCGGCCGCCTGCTGGCGGGTGGAAGCGGCGGTGGAAGCGCTGACGACCCCGCGCGGCGCCCGGCAGGAGCGTGAGCCCCAGGCATCGGTTCCGCACGCCGTCGGCCACCCGGCCCTCGCGCACCTGAACGGCTTGGAGCGGGCGCTCGAAGCGATGGCCGGGCACACGAAACCGGAGGAAGCGGCGTATCTGGGCGGTGCCAGGTAG